tGTAATTCCTTTTGATGGATGAACATTTTGCTAGCGTCAGAATTAGgcacaaaataattaaccaTTGTATACATCTTCACATTCTTATTTTGTTatcaatggaaataaatataattcgcAGTGATAATACGGCgatgtagaaaaataattcataatctAGAATCTTAGATCAAGTTAAATTCCCCTTTATTGCTTGCAATTAGGATActcactaaaataattaaatttaatcaatgataatcataatcatcatcatatcaAATGCGGATATTACTCAATTAAACACATGCGTTATAAGTACATCATGACAAAATTTCAGTTGTATggacaaaaattgtttataagaaaaattttttatttatattattcaattgtatCTCGGATAGTatgagtaattaaaaatactttaatgtaTATCTATGATTGATTGCATAACGATCACTTGAGTGTTTGTGCGTGAAAGAAAATGGTATAGGTCCTTTTCTTCcgataatttctttatttatttgatttaacatttttcCAAAACTGAACTTTAATTGTTGGTTATTGacactttatttttctttactagCGGAATGTTATCTAATGTGTTTATTCAAATGGTTAATGATGGTGAAACTGTAAGCCATGCATACTTTAATTACGtactatagataaattatCACATAATTATAAGATGTGAAAGGGCGTAAAGAAGTTAACATAGACCTCAAATTAagatttctaaaattaataataaaaagaagcaATATATTGTGAATAAAACTCGTAAACACAAGTTAGTCTACTGTTATAAAAGCGGTTGTCAAgcctctttttaaatatactatcGGCAGAGCAGAGTTAATGATGTCACTATGGTCTGGGGaagacattaaattattgaataactgTCGcataaatgcttttaattgTGCTTGTTGTTCTACagacaaacaatttatttgctaCGCTAAGGAAAGCATTGTctagttatttgtttttcggAGTTATCTTCATCCTATGAACAACTAACTTTtttccgcggcttcgcatgcgttaaattgaAAAAGGGAAGTTTtatggatgttattatacacataaaccttattcttgaatcattctatctgTTAATAAaacccccatcaaaatctgtagCGTAATTTagaagatctaagcatacagactaAGCATATGGACGGCGCAAAGAGATTTTGTTTCATACGATGTAAAGATACTGATAAATCCACGCAATCCACAGTGCGTGAGCGTAGTCTATAGCCTATacttaagttaatttattaatatcgttTCAGTTCACTAACTTTGATAACAATCATAACGATTTAATACTTTTCAATTCCCGACATAACGCATTTGTCGAATGTCAGCACTTTACCTTTTCAGTGTTCATCAAACATATCAATCGTAGGCTTGACAAACTAAATTTGCTTGCTACCAGCAACAATTGGAGCAAGTCGTCACATTAATTATTCGTTTACGAGCATTGCATTGAAGCGGACATGCTCCAGAACGCAATCTCTAGCGAGTGCCAATTATTTGGAAACACAAATCAaatttaggtatttatatcaaatttaattaattaattataaataaaactggaTACAACTCGTGAGCACGCTCCGCGTCCAAACCGTCTACTTACGCAGTAAAGCCGGATCATTAATGCTATTACATGTTTTCACTTATTAGGTCTGTGAAAATCAGGATGCTTGATGAAACCTGAGCGATTGGTTTTTCATAGAGCGGCGGTACGCGCGCTAAAGATCCTACTTCCGTTAGATTTAAGGTAATGAAGGTCCTTTTGCGCCTATAAATTGGCAGTATCGAATCCAACGAATCAGTTTTGTTGTAATCTTTGCAACTCGGTAAACATGAAGTATTTCATTCCGGTCAGTGAACAATTCTTGGATAATCGGTATATTATGGTGCAAATCTTGGATTTTGTGTTGATTTCTCTGTTAATTTCAGGTAACGTGCCTCCTGGCTCTATTACATGCCATTCCATCAACAGCTACTGGATATGGCCATGGCCATTACGGCTTAGGCCACGGACACCATGACTACTATGTAAGTAATAACCATGACCATGTGTGTTTGAACATACTAACTTCCAAACATTGTATTGCCATTTGGATCTTAATCAATGTTGTTGTTTCAGGATTACCCGAGTTATGCATATGAGAACACCGTGAGGGACCCTCACACCGGCGACAACAAGGCTTACTACGAAAAACGTGATGGAGACCTGGTTGttggtaaatataatttatatggataTTACTAACTACTTATTCATCATCAccagcccatacacgttcccactgctgggacacaggcctcctatgaggattcaggccataatccaccacgctggccaagtgcgggttggcagatgtcacatgtcgtcgaattttttattcttggacatgccggtttcctcacgatgttttccttcaccgttttaagcagtagtgatgctatccacatgtgcagataaattgaaaaataaatttatttcctgcacgctcgcccggtctcgaaccccgacttatcgatttttaaagttcgaggttctcaccactggagccaccactgcttttaactatttatacatattacgtattttaaataacaatacccTAAAACCGAATTCGATTTCAGGCGGCTTCTCTCTCGTTGAACCTGGCGGCAGCATTCGCATTGTGAGGTACAAGGCTGACGAGTCTGGTTTCGTCAACACGCTTCTCACGCGGATCGGACCAAAGGTGCACCCCGGCGGTGCTACGTCCACGACTATCATCTCCAAGCCAGCATCTCCCATCGCCCACTCGGAGCCCTACTACCGACCCTACCTGCCACACTCGCTGCCGTACTCACACGGATACGGGCGTCACGGCTACTATTACAATTAAAGATTACGAAGTCAACAAATCATACGCTTATAGATAAACTACATCCGTTCCTTCGCAATatgatttatcatattatgtattgtgatttataatttatttgaaaagtttaatatataaattttgggGCCTTATGAGTTATATCGATTTAAACACGATTAAAGCAATGACCACTGTGTGGTAAATccagttgttttatttgaacatcGCTTTGTAAAAAACGTATTATCtatacatgtaataaatatattataaaatgacatcCTTTAATACTATGTCaatgcatattattaatattttataatatgcctgcaaatatactttttaccGAAGTGTTACGTCGGGGATGAATATGAAAGACCGGCACATAACCATATATGTTCAAAACCAGTACCACCGCTTGTTCAGACATAACATTTGGCGGTGGTATACTTTAGTGTTTATAAAAACCctacatacaaacattgaAACACTTAACATTCTTGCGGCAACTAGCGAGCAATATGTCTCGACCGCTTTGggtaaatgatttatttatacttgatAAACCTTTCACGTGGAAAATCGAATTCAATGATGCTTCAATGTAACTTGTACATTTACATTgagtaaatattgaaatagtttgtaaaatataaggaCATTACATCAaacattttaactttaattaaagagACAATTACACACACAATGCAATACAACGCATATTTAATCGTtcactgtatttttttcagattCAAAGCctgttacttttaaaattcatagtaTCAAGCAAAAGTAACCCCATAGCCGCCGCTGCTATAGAACATGCCCCAGTCAGTGCTATAGTAAATACTGTTGTAAGTATCTTgaggaaattaaatattacaaatgtgatGAAAATCAGAATTctcttcattaaaatttatataaatttcaggaTTATCCCAGATATGCCTTCAGCTACGCAGTTATCGACCCGCACACTAACGACAAGAAAGCCCATTGGGAGACGCGAGACGGCAATGAAGTGAACGGCGCTTATTCTTTGGTAGAACCAGACGGCAATGTTAGAATAGTCGAATACAACGCAAACGATGTAAAAGGCTTCACAGCCGTAGTGAAAAAGCTAGGACCAAACGTGCATCCCACTCAGATAGTACAAGCCGTTCCATTGATACTCAATCCAGCACCGTCGCCACCTCCACGCGTCGTAGCGGAGCCTGTACATCAACAACTAGCCGAAGCAGTTCCGATAGTCTTGCCTCCCGTACCTCATCCTGAACCAGCTAAAATAGAAGTCGCTGAAGTGCAGACTGAACACAGGGTAGAAGAACCAAACTCCCTATCATACGGTCTAGGAGCTGTTGCTTTGCCTATAGAAGTTCCACAGGTTGTGTTCGAGAAAGGTAGTCTTCCGTGGGATCCACACACAGGCTCCTATGGCGGATGGCGACCTCTCCCTGGACCTCAGGCCAAGCAAGCATACGCTACTATATACAGTCGCAAATATATAGACGGACATCTACACAAAATTGTAACAGGACCTATTTCACTGGTTGGCAAAAcgttatatataagaaaaacacaCCATTAACAGGGTAAACTGCATGTACAATAGaaacttaataattacaaCGATATGAAAGAAGTCCAGGCAAGTAGGCCAGGGTTATTAATAGTCAACAAACGGAATAGTcataatgtacataaaatagttGAAGCGGTCATCATACattttgttactatttttttatgaa
The Zerene cesonia ecotype Mississippi chromosome 14, Zerene_cesonia_1.1, whole genome shotgun sequence DNA segment above includes these coding regions:
- the LOC119831618 gene encoding cuticle protein 19-like; translated protein: MKYFIPVTCLLALLHAIPSTATGYGHGHYGLGHGHHDYYDYPSYAYENTVRDPHTGDNKAYYEKRDGDLVVGGFSLVEPGGSIRIVRYKADESGFVNTLLTRIGPKVHPGGATSTTIISKPASPIAHSEPYYRPYLPHSLPYSHGYGRHGYYYN
- the LOC119831616 gene encoding pupal cuticle protein Edg-84A-like translates to MSRPLWIQSLLLLKFIVSSKSNPIAAAAIEHAPVSAIVNTVDYPRYAFSYAVIDPHTNDKKAHWETRDGNEVNGAYSLVEPDGNVRIVEYNANDVKGFTAVVKKLGPNVHPTQIVQAVPLILNPAPSPPPRVVAEPVHQQLAEAVPIVLPPVPHPEPAKIEVAEVQTEHRVEEPNSLSYGLGAVALPIEVPQVVFEKGSLPWDPHTGSYGGWRPLPGPQAKQAYATIYSRKYIDGHLHKIVTGPISLVGKTLYIRKTHH